A DNA window from Coffea arabica cultivar ET-39 chromosome 6c, Coffea Arabica ET-39 HiFi, whole genome shotgun sequence contains the following coding sequences:
- the LOC140004312 gene encoding uncharacterized protein isoform X1, producing the protein MESKASHSAGHLEEPIIPQNDIIEDDDAPMLSTYAIEALKEFLAEQNHSTTQESSAEVEEEEVALVTEDWRLSQFWYDRETADTVAKEVLTLCHSFDSPSVACVACPTLYAYLKKINSGVPAQLLEYDKRFEQYGSEFTFYDYNQPEDIPASLNHSFPIVVADPPYLSKECLEKVTQTISFLLRPGKSFLLLLTGEVQKDNAAALLGLHPCGFRPQHSSKLGNEFRLFTNYDPGARLGGWEQEQ; encoded by the exons ATGGAGTCCAAAGCCAGTCACTCCGCAGGTCACCTAGAAGAGCCTATTATTCCACAAAATGACATTATTGAGGATGATGATGCTCCAATGCTGAGTACCTATGCTATTGAAGCACTCAAAGAGTTCCTGGCCGAGCAGAATCACTCTACCACCCAGGAATCTTCAGCAGAGGTGGAGGAGGAAGAGGTGGCGCTGGTGACAGAAGACTGGCGGCTCAGCCAGTTCTGGTATGACAGGGAGACTGCTGACACAGTAGCCAAAGAAGTTCTAACTCTCTGTCACTCCTTTGATTCCCCTTCGGTTGCCTGCGTTGCTTGCCCCACTCTTTATGCATACCTCAAG AAAATTAATTCTGGAGTACCTGCTCAACTTCTTGAGTATGACAAACGATTTGAGCAGTACGGAAGCGAATTCACATTTTACGACTACAATCAGCCTGAAGATATACCGGCATCATTGAACCATTCATTTCCAATAGTAGTTGCTGATCCTCCTTACTTG AGCAAGGAATGCTTGGAGAAAGTTACTCAAACAATTTCTTTCCTCTTGAGACCCGGAAAATCCTTTCTGCTATTACTCACTG GTGAGGTGCAGAAAGATAACGCTGCAGCGCTTCTAGGTTTACATCCTTGTGGTTTTCGACCTCAGCATTCCAGCAAACTTGGCAATGAGTTTCGATTGTTCACCAACTATGATCCTGGGGCAAGACTTGGTGGGTGGGAGCAGGAGCAGTAG
- the LOC140004312 gene encoding uncharacterized protein isoform X2 produces the protein MESKASHSAGHLEEPIIPQNDIIEDDDAPMLSTYAIEALKEFLAEQNHSTTQESSAEVEEEEVALVTEDWRLSQFWYDRETADTVAKEVLTLCHSFDSPSVACVACPTLYAYLKKINSGVPAQLLEYDKRFEQYGSEFTFYDYNQPEDIPASLNHSFPIVVADPPYLSKECLEKVTQTISFLLRPGKSFLLLLTER, from the exons ATGGAGTCCAAAGCCAGTCACTCCGCAGGTCACCTAGAAGAGCCTATTATTCCACAAAATGACATTATTGAGGATGATGATGCTCCAATGCTGAGTACCTATGCTATTGAAGCACTCAAAGAGTTCCTGGCCGAGCAGAATCACTCTACCACCCAGGAATCTTCAGCAGAGGTGGAGGAGGAAGAGGTGGCGCTGGTGACAGAAGACTGGCGGCTCAGCCAGTTCTGGTATGACAGGGAGACTGCTGACACAGTAGCCAAAGAAGTTCTAACTCTCTGTCACTCCTTTGATTCCCCTTCGGTTGCCTGCGTTGCTTGCCCCACTCTTTATGCATACCTCAAG AAAATTAATTCTGGAGTACCTGCTCAACTTCTTGAGTATGACAAACGATTTGAGCAGTACGGAAGCGAATTCACATTTTACGACTACAATCAGCCTGAAGATATACCGGCATCATTGAACCATTCATTTCCAATAGTAGTTGCTGATCCTCCTTACTTG AGCAAGGAATGCTTGGAGAAAGTTACTCAAACAATTTCTTTCCTCTTGAGACCCGGAAAATCCTTTCTGCTATTACTCACTG AAAGATAA
- the LOC140008380 gene encoding uncharacterized protein — translation MPPRLYIPIHRTQYFLVYLRFRDNPSDRITGPGVVVSLQYSYFFHCNIPGGSSAGFRSTGMERKAVDQTSGGTEEEAAVVVQQQPLLAGERTQIMKVMVAVDESEGSFYALKWTLNHFFHQLPAAGAVPPEEPGRESSMITIVHVQEPFQPFIYPAGPAVYATPMVVESVKRAQEKNAASVLSRALLMCKDYKIKAETLILEGDPKDRICEAAEELHVDLVVVGSRGLGKIKRAFLGSVSDYCAHHVRCPVLIVKPPRDQEVHKK, via the exons ATGCCCCCCCGACTTTATATACCTATCCACCGAACACAATACTTTCTCGTCTATCTGAGGTTTAGGGATAATCCTTCGGATCGAATTACGGGGCCTGGCGTTGTCGTCTCATTGCAATATTCCTACTTCTTTCATTGCAATATTCCAG GTGGTAGCTCTGCGGGTTTTCGATCTACAGGAATGGAAAGAAAAGCAGTAGATCAGACTAGTGGTGGAACAGAGGAGGAGGCAGCTGTAGTCGTCCAGCAGCAGCCGTTGTTGGCTGGGGAGAGAACGCAGATCATGAAAGTGATGGTGGCGGTGGACGAAAGCGAGGGGAGCTTCTATGCGCTCAAGTGGACCCTTAACCATTTCTTCCACCAGCTCCCAGCTGCAGGTGCAGTACCGCCCGAGGAACCCGGCCGGGAGTCCAGCATGATAACTATCGTACACGTTCAGGAGCCCTTTCAACCCTTCATTTATCCTGCTGGACCAG CTGTCTATGCAACACCCATGGTGGTTGAGTCCGTGAAGAGAGCCCAAGAAAAAAATGCTGCTTCAGTTCTCAGTCGTGCTTTGCTAATGTGCAAGGATTACAAG ATCAAGGCAGAAACTTTGATTCTTGAGGGAGATCCGAAGGACAGGATTTGTGAAGCTGCAGAGGAACTGCATGTTGATCTTGTGGTTGTCGGTAGCCGCGGCCTTGGCAAGATAAAGAG GGCTTTCCTGGGAAGTGTTAGCGATTATTGTGCGCATCATGTGCGCTGTCCGGTTCTCATTGTGAAGCCTCCAAGGGACCAGGAGGTCCATAAGAAGTAG
- the LOC113693562 gene encoding rhomboid-like protein 15 — protein sequence MQEARRRNRSMRSNIVSEAGLSTRVGQWWEGIPFVTSTVVIVCGVVYLVCLLVGYDSFAEVCFWPSAVISHFQVYRIYTSILFHGSMLHVLFNMLALVPLGSELERIMGSVRLFYMIILLATSNAIFHLVLALLISHNPFRPFDYLMNECGIGFSGILFSMIVIETSLSGVQSRSVFGLFNVPAKWYAWILLVVFQLLMTNVSFLGHLCGILSGFAYTYGLFNILIPGTSIFSAIESSSWLSTCVRRPKFMLCTGGNASGYIPTHTSQNPTSSGLLSGNVWRNFSSWMPQRETSQMQSVEEDGRFPGRGRTLVSPSESNPNSSLQARLLDNSNTDNPLQTVENARGELLSDGRQLTVDGASAAVTRAQSNQGPVASDEKIQKLVAMGFERTQVEVALAASDGDLDVAVEIIMSQQG from the exons ATGCAAGAAGCTCGAAGAAGAAACCGCAGCATGAGATCAAACATCGTTTCAGAG GCCGGATTATCCACGAGGGTAGGGCAATGGTGGGAAGGAATTCCATTCGTCACTTCTACAGTGGTGATTGTTTGTGGGGTCGTTTACTTGGTTTGTCTACTAGTTGGATATGACTCATTTGCTGAAGTATGCTTTTGGCCATCTGCAGTTATTTCACATTTTCAAG TTTACAGGATCTATACTTCAATTCTTTTCCATGGTTCTATGCTTCATGTTCTGTTCAATATGTTGGCTTTGGTTCCTCTGGGATCTGAACTAGAGAGGATCATGGGGTCGGTCCGCTTGTTTTATATGATCATTTTATTGGCAACAAGCAATGCCATATTCCACCTTGTCTTAGCCTTGTTGATTTCTCATAATCCCTTCCGTCCTTTTGACTATCTTATGAATGAGTGCGGCATAGGATTCTCAGGGATTCTCTTCTCTATGATTGTGATAGAGACCAGTTTGAGCGGAGTCCAGTCTAGAAG CGTGTTTGGGCTATTTAATGTGCCTGCTAAATG GTATGCCTGGATCTTATTGGTGGTGTTTCAGCTTCTTATGACAAAtgtctcttttcttggacatctCTGTGGCATTTTGTCTGGATTTGCAT ATACTTATGGATTATTCAACATTTTAATTCCTGGGACGTCCATTTTTTCAGCAATTGAATCATCCTCATGGCTT TCAACGTGCGTGAGAAGACCGAAGTTTATGTTGTGCACTGGTGGGAATGCTTCAGGCTACATTCCCACTCAcacaagtcaaaatccaacaTCCAG TGGATTGCTTTCTGGAAATGTTTGGAGGAACTTTTCTTCATGGATGCCACAAAGAGAGACCTCTCAG ATGCAGTCTGTAGAAGAGGATGGTAGATTTCCAGGAAGGGGAAGAACGCTTGTCTCACCATCTGAAAGCAATCCTAATTCAAGCTTACAGGCTAGACTTCTGGACAACAGCAACACAGACAATCCATTACAGACAGTAGAAAATGCTAGGGGTGAACTACTATCAGATGGAAG GCAGCTAACAGTTGATGGTGCATCAGCAGCTGTCACCAGAGCGCAGAGTAATCAG GGCCCTGTTGCATCTGATGAAAAGATACAGAAACTTGTTGCCATGGGTTTTGAAAGG ACGCAGGTAGAAGTTGCGTTGGCGGCTTCTGATGGGGATTTGGATGTAGCTGTGGAAATTATTATGAGTCAACAG GGATAA